From the genome of Candidatus Roizmanbacteria bacterium, one region includes:
- a CDS encoding glycosyltransferase family 2 protein yields the protein MTRPQPSVTFVTPTLNSEATLYECIASVDKLDYPKKQINMFVMDDGSTDNTLKIAKQFSFCKVFNVKTSGPEEATAIGFNHATSDYVVNFSSDNVLPDKKWLQRMLSPLETNKKLIASESINYRYVRSDKLLNRYFALFGMNDPIAFYLGKRDRRAYFENNWHLKTAAIDRGSYYEASFTEENMPTMGANGFVIRTRTIKKVTKDPKKFSHIDSCVDLLRLGHDTFAFVKTTLWHKTGESLSTYFYKRRRYALELYFKKQKSRRYHLYNPDTDRVKLAIYIVLSLTLIEPTYQAVRGYLKVRDKAWFLHPLICFFTTWNYIYIYMKFRFLSFTGTK from the coding sequence ATGACACGGCCACAACCTTCAGTCACCTTTGTCACACCGACACTTAACAGCGAAGCCACTCTATATGAGTGCATCGCAAGTGTTGATAAACTTGATTATCCCAAAAAACAAATCAATATGTTCGTCATGGATGACGGCTCTACTGACAATACTCTCAAGATAGCCAAACAGTTCAGTTTCTGTAAGGTATTTAATGTTAAAACAAGCGGACCTGAAGAAGCAACCGCAATTGGCTTTAACCACGCTACCTCAGACTATGTCGTAAATTTTTCGTCGGACAACGTGCTTCCAGACAAAAAATGGCTTCAGAGGATGCTCAGCCCGCTTGAGACGAACAAGAAGTTGATTGCGAGCGAGTCAATAAACTACCGGTACGTTCGGTCAGATAAGCTATTAAATAGATATTTTGCTCTTTTTGGAATGAACGACCCTATCGCATTTTATCTAGGCAAACGAGACAGAAGAGCGTACTTTGAAAACAACTGGCATCTTAAAACAGCTGCAATAGATAGGGGCAGCTATTATGAAGCGTCGTTTACCGAAGAGAACATGCCAACTATGGGCGCAAATGGCTTTGTGATTAGAACAAGAACGATAAAGAAGGTCACCAAAGACCCCAAAAAATTCTCTCATATTGACTCTTGCGTCGATCTACTAAGATTGGGACATGACACATTTGCATTTGTGAAGACAACTCTTTGGCACAAAACAGGGGAAAGCCTTTCTACATATTTTTATAAAAGGAGAAGATATGCACTTGAACTCTATTTTAAGAAACAAAAATCGCGGCGATACCATCTATACAATCCAGATACTGACAGGGTCAAACTGGCAATATATATTGTTCTCTCGTTAACTTTAATCGAGCCAACATACCAAGCAGTACGTGGTTACCTAAAGGTGCGGGATAAAGCATGGTTTTTACATCCGCTTATCTGCTTTTTTACTACATGGAATTATATATACATATATATGAAATTCCGTTTCCTCTCATTTACAGGAACGAAATAG
- a CDS encoding bifunctional 5,10-methylenetetrahydrofolate dehydrogenase/5,10-methenyltetrahydrofolate cyclohydrolase has translation MKIPCSEISISLKQDLKKRVADLKKRGATPKLTTVLIGTAADQLSFVAIKKKVAAEIGVEFEFSHFKKCPPFLEFATKLRELAHRPNTTGVIIQLPLPSHVQSDTLYNYIPSVKDIEGHRTKSPHLPPLGLAVISLLKFIASPHEHKKAIYPDTVNDKVLFKQMLKHKKIVLVGSGVTGGHPIAQALQEFRVGFINVNSRTHDPDQYYREADIIITSVGKKVIKPEMLKKGVILINTGLHKIGTKLRGDYDEDEVKNIASWYTQTPNGTGPLDVLFLYKNLINAAELQLAS, from the coding sequence ATGAAAATCCCATGTAGCGAAATATCTATTTCGTTAAAACAGGACCTAAAAAAGCGAGTTGCCGATCTTAAAAAAAGAGGAGCGACGCCTAAGCTTACTACTGTACTTATTGGAACTGCCGCAGATCAACTCTCTTTCGTTGCCATAAAGAAAAAGGTTGCAGCGGAAATTGGAGTTGAGTTTGAGTTCTCTCACTTTAAAAAATGCCCACCATTTCTTGAGTTTGCAACAAAACTTCGTGAACTTGCACATAGACCAAACACAACCGGAGTCATAATCCAGTTACCACTGCCATCGCATGTGCAGAGCGATACTTTATACAACTATATTCCTTCAGTAAAGGATATAGAAGGCCATAGGACAAAGTCGCCACATCTACCTCCTCTTGGTCTTGCAGTTATCTCGTTACTGAAGTTTATAGCAAGCCCTCACGAGCATAAAAAGGCGATCTATCCCGACACAGTAAACGATAAAGTTCTTTTTAAGCAAATGCTTAAGCATAAAAAGATAGTACTTGTAGGAAGTGGCGTAACAGGAGGGCATCCCATCGCACAAGCGTTACAAGAGTTCAGAGTTGGCTTTATTAATGTAAACAGTAGAACTCACGACCCAGACCAGTACTACAGAGAGGCTGACATTATCATTACCTCAGTTGGTAAGAAAGTGATCAAGCCTGAGATGCTCAAAAAGGGTGTTATTCTCATAAACACAGGACTACATAAAATCGGTACTAAACTACGTGGTGATTATGACGAAGATGAGGTAAAAAATATTGCAAGCTGGTACACGCAAACTCCAAATGGAACAGGACCACTTGATGTACTATTTTTATACAAAAACCTGATTAATGCTGCAGAACTTCAACTTGCGAGCTAA
- the miaA gene encoding tRNA (adenosine(37)-N6)-dimethylallyltransferase MiaA, which translates to MNDLIVITGQTATGKTKLALDYAKKLDGELISSDSRQVYKLLDIITGKDKEMLEKNDVPIRLIDVITPDKPFSSFDFVQYASRAIADIQKRKKTPIVVGGTYLYTKHLLYGQSINVPENQELREALEKFSLVELQNKLIFINEKAYESLNNSDRNNPRRLIRKIEILKGLKANSLIREFVNPLIVDSTNLKIIGLKHKDRESLVRAVTERVEKRLKQGAVEEVQKLLKKGYKKTDHGLQTIGYRQLIEHLEGRITLEDAKTEWINKEVQYAKRQYTFMKTNADINWETV; encoded by the coding sequence ATGAATGATTTAATTGTCATTACGGGCCAAACGGCAACAGGCAAAACCAAACTTGCACTCGACTACGCTAAAAAACTAGATGGTGAATTGATAAGCTCCGACTCCAGACAGGTCTACAAATTACTCGACATTATTACTGGCAAAGACAAAGAGATGCTTGAGAAAAATGATGTTCCTATACGTCTTATTGATGTTATAACTCCTGACAAACCATTTTCCTCATTCGACTTTGTTCAGTACGCTTCGAGGGCAATTGCAGATATTCAAAAAAGAAAAAAAACCCCAATTGTTGTTGGAGGAACTTATCTATACACAAAACATCTCTTGTACGGTCAAAGTATAAATGTTCCGGAAAATCAAGAACTTAGAGAAGCGCTTGAAAAGTTTTCATTAGTCGAACTACAAAATAAATTAATTTTCATAAATGAAAAAGCATACGAATCGCTAAACAACAGCGATCGAAATAATCCTCGTCGTCTCATTCGCAAGATTGAAATTTTAAAAGGCTTAAAGGCCAATTCGTTAATTCGTGAATTCGTTAATCCTTTAATTGTTGACTCAACTAATCTCAAAATAATCGGCCTCAAACATAAAGACCGAGAGTCATTAGTAAGGGCCGTGACCGAAAGAGTAGAGAAGCGTCTCAAGCAGGGTGCCGTAGAAGAAGTTCAAAAACTACTAAAGAAGGGTTACAAAAAAACAGATCATGGTCTACAGACAATCGGGTACAGACAACTAATCGAACATCTCGAGGGCCGGATAACTCTTGAGGATGCAAAGACTGAATGGATTAATAAAGAGGTCCAGTACGCCAAACGCCAGTATACCTTCATGAAGACCAATGCCGATATAAACTGGGAGACCGTCTAG
- a CDS encoding ferredoxin — protein MTSNITQVKKGDVEIKVIRDKCIGAATCVVYAPSTFDLDEDNIAIIKNENWDRLEKIVAAAQSCPVLAIEVFVKGKKCILNRCYPHF, from the coding sequence ATGACAAGTAACATAACTCAAGTAAAAAAAGGAGACGTAGAAATTAAGGTTATTCGCGATAAATGTATCGGTGCGGCTACATGCGTTGTATACGCGCCAAGTACCTTCGACCTCGATGAGGACAACATCGCAATAATAAAAAATGAAAACTGGGATCGACTTGAGAAAATAGTGGCTGCAGCACAGTCCTGTCCTGTCCTTGCCATTGAGGTTTTCGTAAAAGGCAAAAAGTGTATCCTAAATAGATGTTACCCGCATTTTTAA
- a CDS encoding FTR1 family protein: MRDSLEGAEQNGLFILVFTAVFREGFEIVLFLSTIYLSTNPQQIFAGFSAGLLSGLLVAIALFAATIRLPVFYAFRATSTLLILFAAGLLSRGVHEFAEAGYIPEVGKVNLAFIPHGSSIASDMIKTVFGLTKSMDLIQISFYLAYSSAMIWWVFIRPRKLTLEA; the protein is encoded by the coding sequence GTGAGGGACTCTCTTGAAGGCGCGGAGCAAAATGGCCTGTTCATCTTAGTCTTTACAGCGGTTTTTAGAGAAGGCTTTGAAATAGTACTTTTCCTCTCAACCATTTACTTATCAACCAATCCTCAACAAATTTTTGCGGGATTCAGCGCTGGTTTGCTATCGGGACTTTTAGTTGCTATTGCCTTGTTTGCAGCTACTATTAGGCTACCGGTATTCTATGCATTTCGGGCAACGAGCACGCTACTTATCCTATTTGCGGCCGGACTGCTTTCTCGCGGGGTTCATGAGTTCGCAGAAGCAGGCTATATTCCAGAAGTTGGAAAGGTTAATCTCGCCTTCATACCACATGGATCTAGCATCGCTTCAGACATGATAAAAACAGTCTTCGGACTTACAAAATCCATGGATCTTATCCAAATATCATTTTATCTAGCTTATTCATCGGCAATGATTTGGTGGGTATTTATAAGACCTAGAAAATTGACTTTAGAGGCATAA
- a CDS encoding glycosyltransferase family 39 protein, producing MEKITSFLKKNTVWPYVIFAVLILISYANAFNAPFLIDDKAGIKDNPAVGQFSSIYKYPVSAFRYLILNISYSLGQYEPFAYRIFNILFHFGTVASLYLVAKRLINKNVAFLAGVIFAVHPLLTESVTWISAVTYPQYAFFFMASLYFYIRASEDRKWTVASYVFFLLAMLSSEKAVSLPPVLVFLELSQGTFKKNWKRIIPYAVITAAIGGFLLTTVGSRIQSFQKDYYISPQFYNPIEHIPYATTFYAQLFAFPKSLTVYHSELSISIQEFLLRWLAFIVAVVTMVMSYSKNRQIFFWISFYFIALVPSLIPLNIVWVVAERYAYLSIVGLAVITGMLLNKALQYKQVQTASYAVVTLIVLVLMGLTILRNVDWLSAENLWTSTIAASPHSSNAHNNMGDVYAQRQDYVNAAREFQRAIELQPGDADPRHNLGIALTILRKYPEAADAYLGALQIAPTLYKTKSKSWSSLSTTLLRSTQRRKNICQEH from the coding sequence ATGGAAAAAATAACATCATTCCTCAAGAAAAACACCGTCTGGCCTTACGTTATTTTTGCAGTACTAATTCTTATTTCTTACGCGAACGCATTTAATGCCCCGTTCCTTATAGACGACAAAGCTGGGATCAAAGATAATCCAGCCGTAGGACAGTTTAGCTCAATCTATAAATATCCCGTGAGTGCCTTCAGGTATTTAATCTTGAATATATCTTATTCACTCGGTCAGTACGAGCCTTTCGCATACCGCATTTTCAATATCTTGTTCCATTTTGGGACGGTAGCTTCTCTCTATCTTGTTGCAAAGCGACTGATAAATAAAAATGTCGCCTTCTTAGCTGGTGTCATCTTTGCCGTACATCCTCTTCTCACAGAATCGGTAACGTGGATCTCGGCGGTAACCTATCCCCAGTATGCTTTCTTTTTCATGGCATCGCTCTACTTCTACATAAGAGCCTCAGAAGATAGAAAATGGACAGTTGCTTCTTACGTCTTTTTTTTACTTGCGATGCTATCCTCGGAGAAGGCAGTCTCGCTTCCGCCAGTGCTAGTCTTTCTTGAACTGTCCCAAGGCACCTTCAAAAAGAACTGGAAGAGAATAATACCATACGCAGTTATAACGGCCGCTATTGGAGGATTTCTACTAACGACTGTTGGATCAAGAATCCAGTCTTTTCAAAAAGATTATTACATAAGCCCCCAATTTTACAATCCTATTGAGCACATTCCGTACGCGACGACATTCTATGCTCAGCTTTTTGCTTTTCCTAAGAGCCTTACGGTCTATCATTCCGAACTTTCGATATCGATTCAAGAATTTCTATTGAGGTGGTTAGCCTTCATCGTAGCCGTTGTAACAATGGTGATGTCGTACTCAAAAAATAGGCAGATATTTTTTTGGATCTCGTTCTATTTCATCGCACTCGTTCCATCACTAATACCACTTAACATTGTCTGGGTAGTTGCCGAGAGATATGCATATCTGAGTATTGTTGGCTTGGCAGTCATTACAGGAATGCTATTGAATAAAGCGCTCCAGTACAAGCAAGTACAAACAGCGTCCTACGCGGTTGTGACTCTTATCGTTTTGGTCTTGATGGGGTTGACGATCTTAAGAAACGTTGACTGGCTGAGTGCAGAGAATCTTTGGACATCAACGATCGCAGCTTCTCCACATAGTTCAAACGCTCATAACAATATGGGCGATGTGTATGCCCAACGACAAGACTATGTAAATGCTGCAAGAGAGTTCCAGCGAGCTATTGAGCTACAACCTGGAGATGCCGATCCTCGTCATAACTTAGGAATAGCTCTGACGATTCTTCGCAAGTATCCAGAGGCAGCAGACGCCTATCTTGGAGCACTCCAGATTGCACCGACTCTGTATAAGACTAAATCAAAATCTTGGAGTAGTTTGTCTACTACACTCTTAAGAAGTACCCAGAGGCGGAAGAATATCTGTCAAGAGCATTAA
- the lepA gene encoding elongation factor 4: MKIRNFAIIAHIDHGKSTLADRLLELTGVVSKDKHEEQMLDRNPISRERGITIKLAPVRMYFEHNGEKFQLNLIDTPGHVDFSYEVDRTLSCVEGAVLLVDATQGIQAQTIANAYKAIEKNLTIIPVINKVDLPHADVEKTRRQLVDFLGIQESEIHEISAKSGLGVSKLLNDIIEKVPEPSFNSTNTELQSLIFDSYYDSHKGVIAFVRVFDGAVKKRDKVRLIAHKSVFEVSEVGIFHPELTPTDSLQKGEIGYVVTNLKDIHQVRVGDSITAEKSLNPALAGYKKVKSMVFASMFPTDAADYLNLKKALDKLYLNDSSLEFTPIFSQALGAGFRVGFLGLLHADVVRERLEREYELNLVLTPPQVEYKFENNTFLEPYVKIFLVMPPEYQGVVMTLCQEYRGRFITMDNKNQVTLTYEMPLAEMISDFFDRLKSASSGYASLDWELVRYEVVKADKLTLLINGDPIEEFSEIVVQERAQEKAQDLTKRLREVIHRQQYEIKVQGHYKGKIIASERIAPFRKDVLMKGSKAVGGGDVGRKRKVLEKQKEGKKKMKMIGKVEIPKEAFIKLFNKKS; the protein is encoded by the coding sequence ATGAAAATACGAAACTTTGCAATTATAGCCCACATTGACCATGGCAAGTCTACCTTAGCTGATCGGCTCCTTGAGTTGACCGGAGTAGTTTCCAAGGACAAGCATGAGGAACAGATGCTAGACCGCAACCCTATCTCCCGCGAAAGAGGCATTACTATTAAGCTAGCTCCGGTGAGGATGTACTTCGAGCATAACGGTGAAAAATTTCAGCTGAATCTAATCGACACTCCTGGCCATGTGGATTTCTCATACGAGGTTGATAGAACATTGTCGTGTGTTGAAGGAGCCGTCCTTTTAGTTGATGCGACTCAAGGAATTCAGGCTCAGACAATTGCCAATGCCTACAAGGCCATAGAGAAGAATCTAACCATTATTCCGGTAATCAACAAAGTCGACCTACCTCACGCAGATGTAGAAAAGACAAGGCGTCAGCTTGTGGACTTTCTCGGGATACAAGAGTCTGAGATTCACGAAATCTCTGCAAAAAGTGGCTTAGGTGTTTCAAAATTGCTAAATGACATAATTGAGAAGGTGCCCGAACCTTCGTTTAACAGTACTAATACCGAGCTTCAAAGTCTTATCTTCGATTCATATTACGATTCACACAAAGGAGTAATCGCTTTCGTTAGAGTCTTTGATGGTGCTGTGAAGAAAAGAGATAAGGTTCGCTTGATTGCTCATAAGAGTGTTTTTGAGGTAAGCGAGGTAGGAATTTTTCATCCTGAGTTGACTCCAACCGATTCTTTACAAAAAGGGGAAATAGGATATGTAGTGACAAACCTTAAGGATATTCATCAGGTAAGGGTTGGTGACAGCATCACCGCAGAAAAATCGTTAAATCCTGCTTTAGCCGGATACAAAAAAGTTAAGTCGATGGTTTTTGCATCGATGTTTCCCACAGACGCAGCAGACTATCTAAATTTAAAAAAAGCCTTAGATAAGCTGTATCTGAACGATTCATCTCTTGAGTTCACCCCGATCTTCAGCCAAGCACTTGGCGCTGGTTTTAGAGTTGGGTTTCTTGGATTGCTTCATGCCGATGTTGTTAGAGAGAGACTGGAGCGTGAGTACGAACTTAATCTGGTCTTAACTCCACCACAGGTTGAGTATAAATTTGAGAACAATACGTTTCTAGAACCCTATGTAAAGATATTTCTCGTAATGCCTCCGGAGTATCAGGGAGTCGTTATGACACTTTGCCAGGAGTATCGTGGAAGATTTATAACAATGGACAATAAAAATCAAGTAACCCTAACCTACGAAATGCCACTTGCCGAGATGATCTCAGATTTTTTTGATCGACTAAAAAGCGCAAGCTCTGGTTATGCATCCTTAGACTGGGAACTAGTAAGATACGAAGTGGTAAAAGCAGACAAACTTACACTTCTAATTAATGGCGATCCAATTGAGGAATTTTCTGAGATAGTGGTTCAGGAAAGAGCGCAAGAAAAAGCTCAAGATCTCACAAAGAGACTACGAGAGGTAATACATAGGCAACAGTATGAAATTAAAGTTCAGGGTCATTATAAAGGTAAGATTATCGCGTCCGAACGTATTGCGCCTTTTAGAAAAGATGTTCTTATGAAAGGAAGCAAAGCTGTTGGAGGAGGAGATGTCGGACGCAAGCGAAAGGTTCTTGAGAAGCAGAAAGAGGGAAAGAAAAAGATGAAGATGATTGGAAAGGTTGAAATTCCAAAAGAAGCATTTATCAAACTCTTCAATAAAAAATCGTAG
- a CDS encoding FTR1 family protein — protein sequence MLPAFLITFREVIEASLIVATILGILSKLNQGKSIKTVWTATALAGFLSVILIGVGSLGGLQFQKLYSGKIEQTTEGVLMITSAIFITWAVFFLHKHFSRYKVELLKR from the coding sequence ATGTTACCCGCATTTTTAATCACATTTCGTGAGGTTATTGAGGCATCGCTTATCGTAGCAACGATCCTTGGGATTCTAAGTAAGCTTAATCAGGGCAAAAGTATTAAGACCGTATGGACAGCTACTGCCTTAGCTGGATTTTTGAGCGTCATACTCATTGGAGTTGGAAGCCTTGGTGGTCTTCAATTTCAGAAACTGTACTCTGGCAAAATAGAACAGACCACTGAAGGAGTTCTGATGATTACATCCGCCATATTTATTACATGGGCAGTTTTCTTTCTGCACAAACACTTCTCCAGATACAAGGTTGAACTGCTTAAAAGGTGA
- a CDS encoding glycosyltransferase produces MVRKIKKKHPFISVVIPVRSLSYFLLFENLPNMDLQTFKNFEVIVLPNEHSTYDLTLMNKYSWLRIIPTGSITRPAQKRDIGVKNAKGKIIAFIDDDAYPDPDWLLNAAALFKNGRFLVLCGPGVLPEKTNIWEKIFDEALVTFLGSGKYAYRFTPQKKRFVIDYPSMNFFIYKKIFEKVGGFNSNYWPGEDSKLCNDIIEKEKGKILYHPKVLVFHHRRMELKGFLKQHGQYGFHRGAFFSHGDRNSKELTYLAPLLLVLYLGTLPFIYILLWLLHMSSLTLYASLPLMLYCLLIAIVFIQSLLKSKNLIVAFGAASTVALTHIYYGLNFIKGLKKGLNKNNSIYDK; encoded by the coding sequence ATGGTAAGAAAAATTAAAAAAAAACATCCTTTCATCAGCGTAGTAATTCCAGTTCGGTCGCTTTCATACTTTCTACTATTTGAAAACCTGCCAAATATGGATCTTCAAACCTTCAAGAATTTTGAGGTAATCGTTCTTCCAAATGAGCACTCGACATACGATCTAACCTTAATGAATAAATATAGTTGGCTTAGAATTATTCCGACAGGATCAATTACCAGACCAGCTCAAAAAAGAGACATTGGCGTGAAGAATGCGAAAGGTAAGATTATCGCCTTTATAGATGATGACGCCTATCCCGACCCAGACTGGCTTTTAAATGCTGCAGCACTTTTTAAAAATGGGAGATTTTTAGTTTTGTGTGGACCTGGGGTTCTACCTGAAAAGACCAATATTTGGGAAAAAATATTTGATGAAGCGCTCGTCACGTTTCTTGGGTCTGGCAAATACGCATACAGATTTACACCACAAAAGAAACGTTTTGTAATCGACTATCCATCGATGAATTTTTTTATATATAAGAAAATCTTTGAAAAAGTAGGTGGCTTTAACTCCAACTACTGGCCAGGCGAAGACAGTAAACTCTGTAATGACATAATTGAAAAAGAAAAGGGGAAGATCCTATACCATCCAAAGGTGCTCGTGTTTCACCACAGAAGAATGGAACTAAAAGGCTTTCTTAAACAGCATGGACAGTATGGCTTCCACAGAGGAGCATTCTTCTCACATGGCGACCGTAACTCAAAGGAGCTTACGTACTTAGCCCCTCTTCTGTTGGTGCTTTATCTAGGCACGCTACCTTTCATATATATACTATTATGGCTGCTGCACATGAGCAGCTTAACGCTATACGCGTCTCTTCCTCTCATGCTTTACTGTTTACTAATAGCCATAGTTTTTATACAATCTTTACTCAAGTCAAAGAATCTTATTGTTGCATTTGGCGCTGCTTCGACAGTAGCTTTGACCCACATTTATTACGGTTTAAATTTTATAAAAGGATTAAAAAAAGGACTTAATAAAAACAACTCAATATATGACAAGTAA
- a CDS encoding radical SAM protein: protein MVETKSPIVKTHWKQINDIKEKIPSIKLIWVGDHVSYLPNELFENSNIDYAIAGGDYDFMAVNLLNHIYKGEKLEGGVYWRKGDKNIKARPAGKKQLPNKGFVYNSGIASLKHNLDTLPFVDRDLTKWKLYAYENGNYKYTPATYMYSGRDCWWNRCTFCVWDHTINPLGSYRSFSPERLFAEVKHVVDKYGIKEIFDDAGTMFIGPKLKRFCELLIESGYNKKVRYGCNMRFNALNEEYYKLMGEARFRFILYGMESGNQKTLDKLDKGTKEVDAINGPRLAKKYGMDPHVTIMLGYPWETLKEARRTIAIAKYAFKKGYYETMQATIVIPYPGTPLYKECKEKGWLLTDDYDKFDMRQSVMKTPFPKQKIYELEQDLYSSFMTPQYITRKLLSIRSLHDFKYLFYMAWKLIGHLLDFDSNQTKVSWSSPKFWKNAFKSLGKHFVAPKTSVDAEKSAIKLADSAVNL, encoded by the coding sequence ATGGTAGAGACAAAATCTCCCATTGTGAAGACTCACTGGAAACAAATAAACGACATTAAGGAGAAAATTCCGAGCATTAAACTTATCTGGGTAGGGGATCATGTCAGCTATCTCCCAAATGAGCTATTTGAAAACAGCAACATTGACTATGCAATTGCAGGTGGAGATTATGACTTTATGGCGGTTAATCTTCTCAATCACATATATAAAGGGGAGAAGCTTGAGGGAGGAGTCTACTGGAGAAAAGGAGATAAAAATATAAAGGCAAGACCAGCCGGAAAAAAACAACTCCCAAATAAAGGATTCGTCTATAACAGCGGAATTGCATCCTTAAAACACAACCTTGACACACTGCCTTTTGTTGACCGTGACCTTACCAAGTGGAAACTCTACGCATACGAAAATGGTAACTATAAATACACACCAGCAACATATATGTATTCAGGACGTGACTGTTGGTGGAATCGTTGCACTTTCTGTGTTTGGGATCACACCATAAATCCACTTGGTTCATATAGAAGCTTCTCACCTGAAAGATTGTTTGCAGAGGTTAAGCATGTCGTTGATAAATACGGTATAAAGGAGATCTTCGATGATGCGGGAACCATGTTCATTGGTCCAAAACTTAAGAGATTCTGCGAACTATTAATTGAAAGTGGCTATAACAAGAAAGTAAGATACGGATGTAACATGCGCTTCAATGCATTGAATGAAGAGTATTACAAACTTATGGGTGAGGCTCGATTCAGATTCATTCTGTACGGAATGGAGTCTGGAAATCAAAAAACCTTAGACAAACTAGACAAAGGAACAAAGGAAGTAGATGCAATTAATGGCCCACGACTTGCCAAAAAATATGGAATGGATCCACACGTAACAATAATGTTGGGCTATCCATGGGAGACACTAAAAGAGGCACGACGAACAATCGCAATCGCAAAGTACGCCTTCAAAAAGGGTTATTACGAAACGATGCAGGCGACTATTGTTATTCCATATCCAGGAACTCCACTTTACAAAGAATGCAAGGAAAAAGGTTGGCTACTTACTGACGATTACGATAAATTCGACATGAGACAGTCTGTGATGAAAACGCCCTTTCCTAAGCAGAAGATTTACGAGCTAGAACAAGATCTATACTCATCCTTCATGACACCACAGTACATAACAAGAAAGCTCCTAAGCATTCGAAGTCTGCACGACTTTAAGTATCTTTTCTACATGGCATGGAAACTCATTGGTCATCTTCTCGACTTTGATTCTAACCAAACCAAGGTTAGCTGGAGCTCTCCTAAATTCTGGAAAAACGCCTTTAAAAGTCTCGGAAAGCATTTTGTTGCACCTAAGACATCTGTTGATGCGGAGAAATCAGCAATCAAACTCGCAGACAGTGCAGTTAACCTCTAA
- a CDS encoding glycosyltransferase — MENKHNHFLSLIIPVYKQEKTIVKNISQIVLALNQIRYPYEIIVVIDGILDTSLKRIKSAKIPHVKTLGYMKNQGKAYAIRLGMTKTKGDYVMFLDSGQEIDPNGISMLLEHMEWYKADIIVGSKRHPASYVRYPIVRKILSYGYYFLVKFLFNIRIRDTQAGIKVFRKKTLEVILPRLLEREFAGDLEMLVAADTLGFSRIYEAPIKLDYHLGPVTSAATLKSIKGILIDTLAIFYRKNIIHHYHKKPSKQRHGKKN, encoded by the coding sequence ATGGAAAACAAACATAATCACTTCCTAAGTCTTATCATTCCGGTGTACAAACAGGAAAAAACGATTGTCAAAAATATAAGCCAGATTGTTCTTGCCTTAAATCAAATCCGATACCCCTACGAAATTATTGTCGTGATAGATGGAATTCTTGACACTTCTCTCAAAAGAATAAAGTCTGCAAAAATTCCTCATGTTAAAACGCTCGGCTACATGAAAAATCAAGGTAAGGCCTATGCGATAAGGCTTGGTATGACGAAGACGAAAGGGGACTATGTAATGTTTTTGGACTCCGGCCAAGAGATTGATCCAAACGGAATCTCGATGCTACTGGAGCACATGGAATGGTACAAGGCAGATATAATTGTCGGTTCCAAGAGACATCCTGCATCTTATGTGCGCTATCCAATTGTTCGCAAAATATTAAGCTATGGTTACTATTTTTTGGTTAAGTTTCTTTTCAATATAAGAATTAGAGACACTCAAGCCGGAATAAAGGTTTTCAGAAAAAAAACCTTGGAAGTAATTCTTCCACGATTATTGGAAAGAGAGTTTGCGGGCGATCTAGAGATGCTCGTGGCAGCAGATACATTAGGATTTAGCCGTATATATGAAGCCCCAATTAAGCTCGATTATCATTTGGGACCGGTAACATCGGCCGCGACTCTAAAATCGATCAAGGGAATATTAATTGACACACTGGCAATATTTTATAGAAAAAATATAATTCACCATTATCACAAAAAACCTTCCAAGCAAAGACATGGTAAGAAAAATTAA